In one window of Streptomyces sp. FXJ1.172 DNA:
- a CDS encoding sugar ABC transporter substrate-binding protein, protein MDRSTRQLRLTAAAVTALAVAVTATACSSGSGSSGANGAGSGTYTVWDPYPQFDKGSAWAKLLDQCGTKAGVKIKRTTFDTSDLGNKTLLAAQQGNSPDVLIVDNPVVSTLAEAGVLTTTDDTKLDTSKVDPNLLAAGQSGGKTYGTPIGANTLALYYNKKVLKEAGVDIASVKDWTSLTAVLAKVKKAGKKGITFSAIGTEEGSFQFLPWFWGAGAKLTALDSAQAVSALSLWKDWLKNGYAPNSVLNNTQTTSWQEFAGGDFAFSENGTWQLSNAKKAGLDYGVLPIPGANGGNAAAPTGGEFVTIPVQKDTGRYTTSQKLVTCLTSTDNLHDTDSTLSYVAPTSEVQDKQVAGNAELKPWVDAVKAAKGRTSDDLGIKYPKISEQMWKAVQSALSGSKSPKDALTSAQAEAK, encoded by the coding sequence ATGGACAGATCCACCAGACAGCTCCGTCTGACCGCCGCGGCCGTGACCGCCCTGGCCGTGGCCGTCACCGCCACCGCCTGCTCCTCCGGCTCGGGCAGCAGCGGCGCCAACGGCGCCGGCAGCGGCACGTACACCGTCTGGGACCCGTACCCGCAGTTCGACAAGGGCTCGGCCTGGGCGAAGTTGCTGGACCAGTGCGGCACCAAGGCAGGCGTGAAGATCAAGCGGACCACCTTCGACACCAGCGACCTGGGCAACAAGACGCTGCTCGCGGCCCAGCAGGGCAACTCGCCGGACGTCCTCATCGTCGACAACCCCGTGGTGTCGACCCTGGCCGAGGCGGGCGTGCTCACCACGACCGACGACACCAAGCTGGACACCTCGAAAGTCGACCCCAACCTGCTCGCGGCCGGCCAGTCGGGCGGCAAGACCTACGGCACGCCCATCGGCGCCAACACCCTTGCCCTCTACTACAACAAGAAGGTGCTCAAGGAGGCCGGCGTCGACATCGCCTCGGTCAAGGACTGGACGTCGCTGACGGCGGTGCTGGCGAAGGTCAAGAAGGCGGGGAAGAAGGGCATCACGTTCTCGGCGATCGGCACGGAGGAGGGCAGTTTCCAGTTCCTGCCGTGGTTCTGGGGCGCGGGCGCCAAGCTGACCGCACTCGACTCCGCCCAGGCCGTGTCCGCCCTCTCCCTGTGGAAGGACTGGCTGAAGAACGGCTACGCCCCGAACTCGGTGCTCAACAACACCCAGACGACCAGCTGGCAGGAGTTCGCCGGCGGTGACTTCGCGTTCAGTGAGAACGGCACCTGGCAGCTCTCCAATGCCAAGAAGGCAGGCCTCGACTACGGCGTATTGCCCATCCCCGGCGCGAATGGAGGCAACGCCGCGGCCCCGACCGGCGGCGAGTTCGTGACCATCCCGGTCCAGAAGGACACCGGCCGCTACACCACCTCCCAGAAGCTGGTGACGTGCCTGACCAGCACCGACAATCTCCACGACACCGACAGCACCCTGTCCTACGTGGCCCCCACCAGTGAGGTCCAGGACAAGCAGGTGGCGGGGAACGCCGAGTTGAAGCCATGGGTGGACGCGGTGAAGGCAGCCAAGGGCCGCACCAGCGACGACCTGGGCATCAAGTACCCCAAGATCTCCGAGCAGATGTGGAAGGCCGTCCAATCCGCCCTCAGCGGGTCCAAGTCACCCAAGGACGCGCTCACTTCGGCACAGGCCGAGGCCAAGTGA
- a CDS encoding LacI family DNA-binding transcriptional regulator — MNIGEIARRAGVSRSTVSYALSGKRPVSDDTRRKIQEVIDELGYRPNASARALANGRTSTIGLVFPPAGNHYTGMQLDFIGSVVEAAAAYDYDVLLSPSGVDSDRSFQRLLGERRVDGAILMEIRLEDDRVDHLAALDFPSVAIGRTAHPEGGWWVGLDHTALAAACVHHLADLGHRRIAFVNRPEQLLRAGYESAHRGLDGFTKAAAERGLTVRTYCCGDDAASGQACLERILHDDPATTALVTLNEAALGGLYRGLAQAGRHVPRDFSVTGVVASRWAETVTPQLTAADVPAEEMGRRAVDLLVERLDHPDAPPRHHLLAPPVSLRASTGPAGAGTAS; from the coding sequence GTGAACATCGGTGAGATCGCCCGGCGGGCCGGTGTCTCGCGGAGCACCGTGTCCTACGCGTTGAGCGGCAAGCGCCCGGTGTCGGACGACACCCGGCGGAAGATCCAGGAGGTCATCGACGAGCTGGGCTACCGGCCGAACGCCAGTGCGCGAGCCTTGGCCAACGGCCGGACCAGCACGATCGGTCTGGTGTTCCCGCCGGCCGGGAACCACTACACCGGCATGCAGCTGGACTTCATCGGCAGTGTGGTGGAGGCCGCCGCGGCCTACGACTACGACGTACTGCTGTCCCCGAGCGGGGTGGACAGTGACCGCTCGTTCCAGCGGCTGCTGGGCGAGCGGCGGGTCGACGGCGCGATCCTGATGGAGATCAGACTGGAGGACGACCGGGTCGATCACCTGGCCGCCCTGGACTTCCCCTCCGTCGCCATCGGGCGTACCGCCCATCCGGAGGGCGGCTGGTGGGTCGGCCTGGACCACACCGCACTGGCGGCGGCCTGCGTGCACCACCTGGCGGACCTCGGCCACCGCAGGATCGCCTTCGTCAACCGTCCCGAGCAGCTGCTGCGGGCCGGGTACGAGTCCGCGCACCGCGGCCTGGACGGATTCACCAAGGCCGCCGCCGAGCGCGGGCTGACGGTGCGGACGTACTGCTGCGGGGACGACGCGGCATCGGGCCAGGCCTGTCTGGAGCGGATCCTGCACGACGACCCGGCCACCACGGCTCTGGTCACGCTGAACGAGGCCGCCCTCGGTGGCCTCTACCGGGGGCTCGCCCAGGCGGGCCGCCATGTGCCGCGTGACTTCTCCGTCACCGGGGTCGTCGCCAGCCGATGGGCGGAGACGGTGACCCCGCAGCTCACCGCGGCCGACGTACCGGCGGAGGAAATGGGCCGGCGGGCCGTCGACCTGCTGGTGGAGCGGCTCGACCACCCCGACGCGCCGCCCCGGCACCACCTCCTCGCACCGCCCGTCTCCCTGCGGGCCAGCACCGGGCCCGCCGGAGCCGGTACGGCGTCCTGA
- a CDS encoding 2Fe-2S iron-sulfur cluster-binding protein → MVAAGVLEADPAIGEDPERVHGLVESNICRCTGYEPIRRAITRAATESSTRSDPGRGA, encoded by the coding sequence ATGGTGGCCGCGGGCGTCCTGGAGGCCGACCCCGCGATCGGGGAGGACCCGGAACGCGTCCACGGCCTCGTCGAGTCCAACATCTGCCGCTGTACCGGGTACGAACCCATCCGGCGGGCGATCACGCGTGCCGCGACCGAGTCGTCCACGCGCAGCGACCCGGGACGCGGGGCGTGA
- a CDS encoding DedA family protein, with the protein MTTPLHLASQLAVNVLDARSLLTAFGVLGVGVVMFAETGLLVGFFLPGDSLLFTAGLLCTGSAGQPVHLSLGPLLVAAAFGALAGAQCGYVLGRKAGGALLARSRSARLREGAQRAEELLERYGYEKAVVLARFVPVVRTVLNPMAGALGVPVRTFTVWQVIGGLVWSLGLTLAGYALGSSIPNIDRYLLPLVALIVLVSLIPVLSEVLRSRRTAKAREERG; encoded by the coding sequence ATGACCACACCGCTGCATCTCGCCTCGCAGCTGGCCGTCAACGTGCTGGACGCACGATCGCTGCTCACCGCGTTCGGCGTCCTGGGCGTGGGCGTGGTGATGTTCGCCGAGACCGGACTGCTGGTGGGCTTCTTCCTCCCCGGGGACTCGCTGCTGTTCACGGCGGGGCTGCTGTGCACGGGGTCGGCCGGCCAGCCCGTCCACCTGTCGCTGGGACCGTTGCTGGTCGCGGCCGCCTTCGGTGCGCTGGCCGGTGCGCAGTGCGGGTATGTGCTCGGCCGGAAGGCGGGCGGGGCACTGCTCGCCCGCAGCCGTTCGGCACGGCTGCGTGAGGGGGCGCAGCGGGCCGAGGAGTTGCTGGAGCGGTACGGATACGAGAAGGCCGTGGTCCTGGCCCGCTTCGTGCCGGTGGTGCGGACCGTCCTCAATCCGATGGCGGGCGCGCTCGGCGTGCCGGTCCGGACGTTCACCGTCTGGCAGGTGATCGGCGGGCTGGTGTGGAGCCTCGGCCTGACTCTCGCCGGCTACGCACTCGGATCCTCGATACCGAACATCGACCGCTACCTGCTGCCGCTGGTCGCATTGATCGTTCTCGTGTCGCTGATCCCTGTGCTGAGCGAGGTCCTCCGGTCCCGCCGGACGGCCAAGGCGCGGGAGGAGCGCGGATGA
- a CDS encoding phosphatase PAP2 family protein codes for MIMAFDGSSVDGSAYLDVVRLARHSPGWLDALVSFWSTYGLALFALLAAVGWWRARRVGPAAAVAALAVPVVVIAAYGVDSALKLVVREDRPCQSLHVKVLEACPAPGDWSFPSNHAAIAAAAAVALLFVSRRLGALGAAAALAMAASRVWVGAHYPHDVVAGLAVGALAALLPMTVLHRHAHTLARRIASGRLRPLLVAA; via the coding sequence ATGATCATGGCCTTCGACGGGTCCTCGGTCGACGGATCCGCTTACCTGGACGTCGTTCGCCTGGCCCGGCACTCGCCCGGCTGGCTGGACGCTCTGGTGTCGTTCTGGTCGACGTACGGACTCGCGCTGTTCGCTCTTCTGGCGGCCGTCGGCTGGTGGCGCGCCCGGCGGGTGGGGCCCGCGGCCGCTGTGGCGGCACTGGCGGTACCGGTGGTCGTCATCGCCGCGTACGGCGTCGACTCCGCGCTCAAGCTGGTGGTCCGCGAGGACCGCCCGTGCCAGAGCCTGCACGTGAAGGTTCTGGAGGCGTGCCCCGCCCCCGGCGACTGGTCCTTCCCCAGCAACCACGCGGCGATCGCGGCGGCCGCCGCGGTGGCGCTCCTGTTCGTCTCACGGCGGCTGGGCGCGCTCGGGGCCGCGGCCGCCCTGGCGATGGCGGCCTCACGCGTCTGGGTGGGTGCACACTATCCGCACGACGTCGTCGCCGGACTCGCCGTCGGCGCCCTCGCCGCGCTGCTGCCGATGACCGTGCTGCACAGACATGCGCACACGCTGGCCCGGCGGATCGCATCCGGGCGGCTGCGTCCCCTGCTCGTCGCCGCGTGA
- a CDS encoding response regulator transcription factor, which translates to MRHKILVVEDDHALRDVLRRGLTEEGFEPVLAPDGATALRLATADVAAAVLDIGLPDADGRDVCQAMRASGFLAPVIFLTARHRLTDRLSGFSAGGDDYLPKPFHLVELAARLRAALKRGAPASTATVGDLVLDPVGHSATVHGVRVALTPTEFRLLGPLVAAAGSHVPRRELIRAAWPEGAQVSDNALDQYLTRLRRKLREAGSSLTIGTARGIGHRLS; encoded by the coding sequence ATGCGCCACAAGATCCTCGTCGTCGAGGACGATCACGCCCTGCGCGACGTACTGCGCCGGGGCCTGACCGAGGAGGGCTTCGAACCCGTCCTCGCCCCCGACGGCGCGACGGCCCTGCGGCTGGCCACCGCCGATGTCGCGGCGGCCGTCCTGGACATCGGACTGCCCGACGCGGACGGACGGGACGTGTGCCAGGCCATGCGCGCGAGCGGCTTCCTCGCTCCCGTGATCTTCCTGACCGCCCGGCACCGGCTCACCGACCGGCTGTCCGGCTTCTCCGCAGGTGGCGACGACTATCTGCCCAAGCCCTTCCACCTCGTCGAACTCGCCGCACGGCTGAGAGCCGCTCTCAAACGAGGCGCGCCGGCTTCGACGGCCACGGTCGGGGACCTCGTCCTGGACCCGGTCGGACACAGCGCCACTGTGCACGGTGTCCGCGTCGCCCTGACCCCGACGGAGTTCCGGCTGCTCGGGCCCCTCGTCGCCGCGGCGGGCTCCCATGTGCCGCGGCGCGAGCTGATCAGGGCGGCCTGGCCCGAAGGAGCGCAGGTGAGTGACAACGCCCTGGACCAGTACCTGACGCGGCTGCGCCGTAAGCTGCGCGAGGCCGGCAGCTCGCTGACGATCGGCACGGCACGCGGGATCGGACACCGCCTGTCATGA
- a CDS encoding sensor histidine kinase: protein MNPERVLRRLAPRTLRGRLSLVALTTAALLIAVLTVVFNVVMDRHLQHQADDELRNRAAAVATTVDTRGSRVRVLETSNDGLLDANVWIYAGPRLLEKPASAVAGSPLTQAADRLAARRTPACTAVDGEGHQPVRLCSRPLHGRHTAATVVTALDLGPYRSSADTLLLGSVILDAIMLACTYVLTRLAVGRALRPVRTMTDQATQWSAVGSDDRFRAEEHPAELARLGASLDALLDRIRTVLRHERQLTGELSHELRTPLTRIVIELDWWRTRPRSEAETRATHEVIAEAAQSMRTICDTLLDDARDNTLNQPTAPGTTDVVPVLDRMIQRLDTPDDVKATVVPGATGLEAGVAPALLERIVSPLLANALRYARSGVSVAARRVSGTVRIDVVDDGPGVPESFAGELFQPGRRADEQDGHDGAGLGLPLARRLARAVGGDVSYDPAHTPGTRFTVSLPAA, encoded by the coding sequence ATGAATCCCGAACGCGTCCTGCGCCGTCTGGCGCCCCGCACCCTGCGCGGCCGGCTCTCCCTCGTGGCACTGACCACGGCCGCCCTGTTGATCGCCGTCCTGACCGTGGTGTTCAACGTCGTGATGGACAGGCACCTGCAACATCAGGCGGACGACGAACTGCGCAACAGGGCCGCCGCCGTCGCCACGACCGTCGATACCAGGGGCTCGCGGGTGCGCGTCCTGGAGACCTCCAACGACGGTCTCCTCGACGCGAACGTGTGGATCTACGCCGGCCCCAGACTTCTGGAAAAGCCCGCGTCGGCGGTGGCCGGCAGCCCGCTGACGCAGGCCGCCGACCGGCTGGCCGCACGGCGCACCCCGGCGTGCACCGCCGTCGACGGCGAGGGGCACCAGCCCGTCCGCCTGTGCTCCAGGCCCCTGCACGGCCGGCACACCGCCGCAACGGTCGTCACCGCCCTGGACCTGGGCCCCTACCGCAGTTCGGCCGACACCCTGCTGCTGGGATCGGTGATCCTGGACGCGATCATGCTGGCGTGCACCTACGTGCTCACGCGTCTGGCCGTCGGACGGGCACTTCGCCCGGTGCGGACGATGACCGACCAGGCCACCCAGTGGAGTGCCGTGGGCTCCGACGACCGCTTCCGGGCCGAGGAACACCCGGCTGAACTCGCCCGCCTGGGCGCCTCCCTGGACGCACTGCTCGACCGCATCCGCACCGTGCTGCGCCACGAACGGCAGCTCACCGGCGAGCTGTCCCACGAACTGCGCACCCCCCTCACCCGGATCGTCATCGAACTCGACTGGTGGCGCACCCGCCCCCGCTCGGAAGCGGAGACGCGCGCCACCCACGAAGTGATCGCCGAGGCCGCGCAGTCGATGCGCACGATCTGCGACACGCTCCTCGACGACGCCCGTGACAACACGCTGAACCAGCCCACGGCCCCCGGAACGACCGACGTCGTCCCCGTCCTCGACCGCATGATCCAGCGCCTCGACACACCGGACGACGTCAAGGCCACCGTCGTGCCCGGGGCAACGGGGCTTGAGGCAGGGGTCGCCCCCGCCCTCCTGGAACGCATCGTCAGCCCGTTGCTCGCCAACGCCCTGCGTTACGCCCGCTCCGGCGTGAGCGTCGCCGCACGGCGCGTGTCCGGCACCGTACGCATCGACGTGGTCGACGACGGCCCGGGCGTGCCCGAGTCGTTCGCCGGCGAGCTGTTCCAGCCCGGCCGGCGCGCCGACGAGCAGGACGGCCACGACGGCGCCGGCCTCGGGCTGCCGCTCGCGCGACGCCTGGCCCGCGCCGTCGGCGGCGACGTGTCGTACGACCCCGCGCACACGCCCGGGACACGGTTCACGGTGAGTCTGCCGGCCGCCTGA
- a CDS encoding COG4705 family protein, with amino-acid sequence MTHETSESQVVPEAGQAGLARHRPRWNKVPEVTVHFWIIKVLCTTVGGTAAGLLSEKAGLGLTGVSLLMSALLAVVLVVQFRSRGHRPGVYWLAVALIGVVGTLVSDNLTDTMGLALETTTTVFAIALVIVLAAWYRTERTLSVRHIDTTRREAFYWPAVLFAFALGTSAGDLAAEKTGLGYWLSAVLFAAAIAALAIAHFALDLDAVWSFWIAYILTRPLGASIGDYLSRPTGDGGLGLGSVVTGALFLAVVLGLVVHLSATREEAVRRPADSP; translated from the coding sequence ATGACCCATGAAACGTCTGAGAGCCAGGTGGTTCCGGAGGCAGGCCAGGCAGGGCTCGCCCGTCACCGGCCGCGCTGGAACAAGGTGCCGGAAGTCACCGTCCACTTCTGGATCATCAAGGTGCTGTGCACGACGGTCGGGGGGACCGCGGCCGGCCTGCTGAGCGAGAAGGCCGGTCTGGGGCTGACCGGTGTGTCGCTGCTGATGAGCGCCCTGCTGGCCGTCGTCCTGGTGGTCCAGTTCCGTTCCAGGGGTCACCGCCCGGGCGTCTACTGGCTCGCCGTCGCGCTGATCGGCGTCGTCGGCACCCTGGTCAGCGACAACCTCACCGACACCATGGGCCTGGCGCTCGAGACCACCACCACGGTCTTCGCGATCGCCCTGGTGATCGTCCTCGCCGCCTGGTACCGCACCGAGCGCACCCTGTCGGTCCGTCACATCGACACCACCCGCCGCGAGGCGTTCTACTGGCCGGCCGTCCTGTTCGCCTTCGCCCTCGGCACCTCCGCCGGCGACCTGGCCGCCGAGAAGACGGGCCTCGGGTACTGGCTGTCCGCCGTCCTGTTCGCGGCCGCCATCGCAGCGCTGGCCATCGCGCACTTCGCGCTGGACCTGGACGCGGTGTGGAGCTTCTGGATCGCCTACATCCTCACCCGCCCCCTCGGCGCCTCCATCGGTGACTACCTCTCCCGGCCCACCGGCGACGGCGGCCTCGGCCTCGGCTCCGTCGTCACCGGCGCCCTGTTCCTGGCGGTCGTTCTCGGGCTGGTCGTCCACCTCTCCGCCACCCGCGAGGAAGCGGTCAGGCGGCCGGCAGACTCACCGTGA
- a CDS encoding MGDG synthase family glycosyltransferase: MPHAGNTAPGLALAGAIPPQRATTRHSGRIAVVSASVGAGHDGAAAELARRLTADGFTVDRFDLLDLLPAQLGRAVQEGYHRMLVRAPWVYQRIYSSTERAGGGGPIARALLRTAEDRVLRALPQGTGAVVSTYPGASRVLGSLRLKRRLSVPVLTYLTDFSVHPLWVADGVDVHLAAHAVPAAQARAAGARDVRVCGPVADPRFRPCDTGQRTRARAEFGLPQRAPLALLVAGSWGVGPVRKVARELRDCGAAVPVVVCGRNETLAEQLRADGIEHAYGWVEDMPGLMHAADVLVQNAGGLTSLEAFASGLPVASYRCIPGHGLTNAAALDEAGAAVWIRDLAGLKAALCDLIDGPLGAQQRATGLALFARTPDGGPAAEIARVHRTGLPEGNQEPPLPRRRRPRRPAATAAVATAVWACAVGTGMATAHDGPDLMRAIGNGLVDGFAGHHAHRQGDQHS, encoded by the coding sequence ATGCCCCACGCCGGAAACACGGCGCCCGGACTCGCCCTCGCGGGCGCGATTCCGCCGCAGCGGGCCACGACGCGTCACTCAGGCCGGATCGCCGTCGTCTCCGCGAGCGTCGGAGCCGGTCACGACGGTGCGGCCGCCGAACTCGCCCGGCGCCTCACGGCGGACGGCTTCACGGTCGACCGGTTCGACCTGCTGGATCTCCTGCCCGCCCAGCTGGGCCGTGCCGTCCAAGAGGGTTACCACCGCATGCTCGTTCGCGCGCCATGGGTCTATCAGCGGATCTACTCCAGCACCGAGCGCGCCGGAGGCGGCGGCCCGATCGCGCGCGCACTGCTCCGCACGGCCGAGGACCGGGTGTTGCGTGCCCTTCCCCAGGGCACAGGAGCGGTGGTCTCCACCTACCCGGGGGCCAGCCGGGTCCTGGGCAGCCTGCGCCTGAAGAGGCGTCTGAGCGTTCCCGTCCTGACGTATCTGACCGATTTCTCGGTGCATCCCCTGTGGGTGGCGGACGGCGTCGACGTCCACCTGGCCGCCCACGCCGTACCCGCCGCCCAGGCGCGGGCGGCAGGGGCACGGGACGTGCGGGTGTGCGGCCCGGTCGCCGACCCCCGGTTCCGCCCCTGCGACACCGGGCAACGCACCCGTGCGCGCGCGGAGTTCGGGCTGCCGCAGCGGGCCCCGCTCGCCCTTCTGGTCGCGGGGTCGTGGGGCGTCGGACCGGTCCGCAAGGTCGCGCGCGAACTGCGCGACTGCGGGGCCGCCGTTCCGGTCGTCGTGTGCGGCCGGAACGAGACCCTGGCCGAGCAACTGCGCGCGGACGGCATCGAGCACGCCTACGGCTGGGTCGAGGACATGCCCGGCCTGATGCACGCCGCGGACGTCCTCGTCCAGAACGCCGGCGGACTCACGTCACTGGAGGCGTTCGCCTCGGGGCTGCCCGTCGCCAGTTACCGCTGCATACCGGGGCACGGGCTGACCAACGCGGCCGCCCTGGACGAAGCAGGCGCGGCCGTGTGGATTCGTGACCTGGCCGGTCTCAAGGCGGCGCTGTGCGACCTGATCGACGGTCCGCTCGGGGCACAACAGCGCGCGACGGGACTCGCCTTGTTCGCCCGGACCCCGGACGGTGGTCCGGCGGCCGAGATCGCGCGCGTGCACCGGACGGGTCTGCCCGAGGGGAATCAAGAGCCCCCGCTGCCGCGGCGGAGGCGACCGCGCCGGCCGGCCGCGACCGCCGCGGTGGCCACCGCCGTGTGGGCGTGCGCCGTCGGCACGGGGATGGCGACGGCGCACGACGGTCCGGACCTGATGCGTGCCATCGGCAACGGCCTTGTGGACGGCTTCGCCGGGCACCACGCCCACCGGCAGGGGGATCAGCACTCGTGA
- a CDS encoding BlaI/MecI/CopY family transcriptional regulator translates to MEDRRRGDTRGAAGRRARGELESDVLAALWAADEPLAARQVRERLPGDLAYTTVLTILTRLHEKGMLVRHREGRGYAYEPARDEASHTAQRMHSLLVGGADREAVLASFVSELSAQDEHLLQQLLSGQEETPAESERSRRKR, encoded by the coding sequence GTGGAGGACCGAAGGCGCGGGGACACCCGGGGAGCAGCCGGCAGGCGGGCCCGCGGTGAGCTGGAGAGCGATGTGCTCGCCGCGCTCTGGGCCGCCGACGAGCCCCTCGCCGCACGGCAGGTCCGGGAGCGGCTGCCGGGCGACCTGGCCTACACGACCGTGTTGACGATCCTGACCCGGCTTCATGAGAAGGGCATGCTCGTGCGGCACCGTGAGGGGCGCGGCTACGCCTACGAGCCGGCCCGTGACGAGGCGTCCCACACCGCCCAGCGCATGCACTCCCTGCTCGTGGGCGGCGCCGACCGCGAGGCCGTGCTGGCCAGCTTCGTGTCGGAACTGTCGGCGCAGGACGAGCACCTGCTGCAGCAGTTGCTGTCCGGGCAAGAGGAGACACCCGCCGAGAGTGAGCGCTCCCGCCGGAAGCGGTGA
- a CDS encoding penicillin-binding transpeptidase domain-containing protein, which yields MALYGGAGWDKGHWTDNADATGVPVGSTFKPLDLAAALDHGAVLSPGQAPQPITPDSKFDGDDGITVKDQQGRQMPDPSDPSGLLHQRNDVPTKWGYITLRKAMEQSVNTPYVQLGEYVGYDNVEGEALKAGLLRKSLQYDTPGFYIGTSTPSAIRMADAYATFDDNGVQHEPYSVTKVIAGGQPLPGFDKPKGTTAMPASTAGTVTDVLQGVVKSGTGTNAQALNRPAAGKTGTTDDYKSAWFIGYTPQLVTSVAMFKEDPKNSGLQSMKGVGGFSKVFGADMPTEVWTAYMTAALQGQPVQQFPPAPPLGHGSNEPGAPQPTPPPPAAHPPPPEHTRQTQPLHRSLPPPQETVPRPEPDRHHRHHRRHDRRHDRRRTPRRHHRQRRHHHRHNRRRHQRRRHQRRRHHRGHLAHTHLRRPTPASVAGRRDAHGSPASLPACGGGLPARSTVTGGAPCASAAHDRRGRSRTASRPMRERRAVHHVIAVGRGVGQAGTAERRQHATRREGRRDVVVHHRQLRVSGQADALPPRPHEMTELPYGGPGRRDDAGTAVTANGT from the coding sequence GTGGCCCTGTACGGCGGGGCGGGCTGGGACAAGGGCCACTGGACCGACAACGCGGACGCCACCGGTGTGCCGGTCGGCTCCACCTTCAAGCCCCTGGACCTGGCGGCCGCCCTCGACCACGGCGCCGTGCTCTCCCCGGGCCAGGCGCCCCAGCCCATCACCCCCGACTCCAAGTTCGACGGCGACGACGGCATCACCGTCAAGGACCAGCAGGGCCGGCAGATGCCGGATCCCTCCGACCCCTCGGGCCTGCTCCACCAGCGCAACGACGTCCCCACGAAATGGGGTTACATCACCCTGCGCAAGGCCATGGAACAGTCCGTCAACACCCCCTACGTCCAGCTCGGCGAGTACGTCGGCTACGACAACGTGGAGGGCGAGGCCCTCAAGGCGGGCCTGCTGCGCAAGAGCCTGCAGTACGACACCCCCGGCTTCTACATCGGCACCTCCACCCCCTCCGCGATCCGCATGGCCGACGCGTACGCCACCTTCGACGACAACGGCGTCCAGCACGAGCCGTACTCGGTGACCAAGGTCATCGCCGGCGGCCAGCCACTGCCCGGCTTCGACAAACCCAAAGGCACCACGGCCATGCCCGCCTCCACCGCCGGCACCGTCACCGACGTCCTGCAGGGCGTCGTCAAGAGCGGAACGGGCACCAACGCGCAAGCCCTGAACCGCCCGGCGGCCGGCAAGACCGGCACCACCGACGACTACAAGTCCGCCTGGTTCATCGGCTACACCCCGCAACTGGTCACCTCCGTCGCCATGTTCAAGGAGGACCCGAAGAACTCCGGCCTGCAGTCGATGAAGGGCGTCGGCGGGTTCTCCAAGGTCTTCGGCGCCGACATGCCCACCGAGGTGTGGACCGCCTACATGACCGCCGCCCTCCAGGGACAGCCCGTCCAGCAGTTCCCGCCCGCACCCCCGCTCGGCCACGGCAGCAACGAACCCGGCGCCCCCCAGCCCACCCCACCGCCACCCGCAGCACACCCACCCCCACCCGAGCACACCCGCCAAACCCAGCCCCTCCACCGGAGCCTGCCGCCACCACAAGAAACAGTGCCCCGCCCCGAGCCCGACCGACACCACCGGCACCACCGGCGGCACGACCGGCGGCACGACCGGCGGCGGACTCCTCGGCGGCACCACCGGCAACGGCGGCACCACCACCGGCACAACCGGCGGAGGCACCAACGGCGGAGGCACCAACGGCGGCGGCACCACCGGGGGCACCTCGCCCACACCCACCTTCGGCGGCCAACGCCGGCATCCGTAGCGGGACGGCGGGACGCTCATGGTTCTCCGGCGTCCCTGCCGGCCTGTGGTGGCGGACTGCCCGCAAGGAGCACCGTTACGGGCGGTGCTCCTTGCGCTTCTGCCGCTCATGACCGCCGCGGCAGGAGCCGGACGGCGTCCCGGCCGATGCGAGAGCGGCGCGCTGTCCACCATGTGATCGCTGTCGGACGCGGCGTCGGCCAAGCCGGCACAGCAGAACGCCGGCAGCACGCCACCCGTCGCGAAGGCCGGCGGGACGTCGTCGTCCACCACCGCCAACTCCGTGTCTCCGGGCAGGCGGACGCACTCCCGCCGCGCCCGCACGAGATGACGGAGCTGCCGTACGGCGGCCCCGGCCGGCGAGACGATGCCGGCACGGCCGTGACGGCGAACGGGACGTAG